The Narcine bancroftii isolate sNarBan1 chromosome 11, sNarBan1.hap1, whole genome shotgun sequence genome has a window encoding:
- the LOC138745220 gene encoding intestine-specific homeobox-like — protein sequence MMAVCLEVDQGTRGDERKSKRRMRTTFTLEQLQELEKIFQITHYPDVYTRDQLAAKINLPEARVQIWFQNRRAKWRKFEKLGNFGGLQDLTEVDVVPAPKSQSVDQKFNRTVTTVPKRIPNYQEECGSFGEVAEEIYQDVAWIGEHGLMKQG from the exons TGGAG ATGAAAGGAAATCGAAGCGGAGAATGAGGACCACATTCACCCTTGAGCAGCTCCAGGAGCTGGAGAAGATCTTTCAGATCACCCACTATCCAGATGTTTACACAAGGGATCAACTCGCAGCGAAGATCAATTTGCCTGAGGCTAGGGTTCAG ATTTGGTTCCAAAACCGCCGAGCAAAATGGAGGAAGTTCGAAAAGCTGGGGAATTTTGGCGGACTGCAAGATCTCACTGAGGTAGACGTGGTTCCTGCTCCCAAATCTCAATCTGTG gaccagaaaTTCAATCGTACTGTGACTACTGTTcccaagaggatccctaactaccAG gaagaatgtggaagctttggagaggttgcagaggagatttaccaagatgttgcctggattggagaacatggtcttatgaagcaaggttaa